One Gardnerella vaginalis genomic window, TGAAACGCCTACGATCGCAGGGTCGAACAATTATATTGGTGTGTCATAATCTTCCGGATGTATTTGCAGTTGCAACTAGGATAGTTGTACTAAGACAAGGAAAAATCGTTGGAAATCATGATGTTAGTGAAACAAATTATGTCCAGATAATCAGAGAAATGACTGGAATAGAGGATGAGGAAGACGATACAATATCTTCATCAATAATAGACAACATAAATGAGAATCAAAAACTAAGTCATAAAAGAAATGCGCTTATTAGCAGAAGTGCAAAATAAGCTATCAAGGTCAAAACATAAGAGCCTATTCCCGCGTTTGTTCCCAGAACCACTAAATCTGACTACAAAACCAAGAACACCTTCCCGCGTTTGTTTACCAAAACACCAAATATAGAAACAAATGCGGGAACACTTGCCCGTGTTTGTTTACGTATTTGGTGGTTTTGGGAACAAACTCGGGATAAAAATAAACAAACACAAAAAAGGCTCGGAGAGTTGACGCCCCTAGTAGCATCTATCTCCAAGCCCTTAATAATCACAGCACTATTACTGTCCCTAGCAAAAACAGCACTGCTAATTACCCTCAACAGTCAACTCACAAAACCAGCATCATCAGAATCCACTGCGAAAAAAGGAAATTAAGCAAAACAGTAAAAACCAGTAATACAATCCTGCAAGAAAACTTGCGGCAGAATCAAAGAAAACTACCACAGTTGAGAGCAAAATCATAGAAGTGAGCGCACTGAAAAATACGCAGCACGCTCACTGATAACACTTAACGTGCTTTTAGTTTAGTGACGCATCTTGCGAACAGCAGCACCCATACCAGCAAGCATAGAAGCAGCCAAAGCAGTCAAAGCAACACCAACACCAGCATTACCAAGCTTCTCGCCAGCCTTACCATGACCATTGCCACCCTTAGCAAGCTCACCCTTAGCAGCAGCCTTACCAGCAGCGGCTGGAGCAGCAGCACCATTTGCAGCAGCAGCTGGAGCATTCTTACCAGCCTCAGCCTTAGCCTTAGCTTCAGCAGTCTGAACAGCCTTCTGAGCAGCAGCACCAAACTTACCACTCAAAGCATCATCATAAATCTTCTTAGCCTCAGAAAGCTCTGGGAAAGCATCAGAAGCTGGATCTACAAGCGTGATCTTTGGAAGAAGATCAGGATTCACATTCAACTCAACAGCATGATTATAAGCTGCCTTGTAAGCCTCAACAGCCTTATTATAAGCAGCCTTAGCCTTATCGTTAGCATCCTGAGCTTCCCCGTAAGCTTTGCTCTTGGCAGCAAGAACAATATCATTAACTCGCTTCACATTAGCCACAGCACGATTGTAAGCAGTCGTAAGACGCTCAAGCTTTGCTGGATCCTTAACACCAGAAGCCTTGAAATCTTCCAAAGCAGCCAAAGCAGCATCCAACTTAGCCTGAGCTTCAGCAAGCTCAGCCTTAGCAGCCTTCAACTTCTTAGCAGCATCAACAAAAGTCTCATGAGTATGAGCGAAATCATTCTTAGTTTGATCAACAGTCTGCGCTGCAGCATAAACATCAGCAATAGCCTGCTTCTGCTTCTCCGCCAAGGTTGGCTCTACTGGATCTGCAACAGCATTAGCTTCAGCAGCCTTAGCAGCAAGATACTTATTCAAAAGATCCTGAACCTCAGTAGTCTTAGCAGTCTTAGCAGAGCTCTTAGTTAAGAAATCATTCTTATCCGTAGCATACTTGTAAACAGCATTTCCATCACCAGTTGCAAGCTCTTTATCAATTGCCTTATTATAAGTCTCCACCTTGCCGTTTACGAGCTTATAGTAGGCTTCTTTAGTCTTGCCCTGTGGAAGAGTAATCTGTGGCTCCGCAGGATCTGCTGGAACAGTCATCTTATCTAAAACAGCCTTAGCCTTAGTATAAGCTTCGTAAGCTGCAGCAGTCTTAGCCTTAGCAACACTCACGTAAACTACTGGAGTCTCTTCAGCCATTGCTGGGGTTGCCATTGCGAAGCCGGCAAGCAAAGTTGCGCCAGCAGCGAAAGCGGCGATAGCCTTCTTATTCATCATTTTAATTTCCTTTCTTCTTCTCCTCCACGTAAAACACGCGAAGAGAAATTTTAAACATCCAACAACATTCAAAACATTGTGGATAACCACCATCTAGAGCATCTAGCTAGCAGCTGTTATTAACATACCCCCCCCCCGTTTAAAAAAGTCAAGAGGCAACCACACAAAATAAACAGAAAAAAATAATGTTACACACAAACTAATCCACAATAAAAACTATTTTCACCATAATATTTGTGGATTAACACTAATAAAACCATAAAAACACATTGTTTCAAGGTTTTTAAAGAATTTTCCCAGACTTTTCTCAGGAAACTACTCAAACAAGAACATCAACACTATAAAACCATTGAAAAATCAACATTCCACACACATCACACACGCAACACGCCGACACCCCACCAACACCACACCAACGTCAAAGCAACACCAAACGAAATGCCACTCTACAATACAATCGCACACAACTCTTTACCCCACCACTCTTCACTCTATCTATCTCTTACCCCGCATTTGTTCCCTTTTTGAGCAAATATAGAAACAAATGCGGGAACACTTGCCCGTGTTTGTTTACGTATTTGTCGATTTTGGGAACAAACACGGGATAAAATAAACAAAACCAAGAACACCTTCCCGCGTTTGTTTACGCATTTGGTGGTTTTGGGAACAAACGCGGGATAAAAGAAACAAACACGGGCAAAGCGACTTGCATGAGCGCTTAAAGCGCAGCACACGAAGTCACCTAAATTCGCACAGCACAAACATCACCAGTGCGAACAGTTATTATCTGCCCAGAATCCTTACGCACTTGAATAGAAGCATCACGCATAAGATTTTGAGCAACTCCTTCTACACTAGTAAAACTTTTTGCACCAACATCATAAGCATCAGCGTTATTAGAATCGTCAACTCCAGCATCAATCCCCAAGCCGTCATCATTCGGCGCGCGAACAATCACCTTGCGCCCCAACGTCCAACACGCTTCGCTCGCCTCTTTAAGCAAATCCAAAGAGCATTCATTCGTATTCTTTACAAACTTCCCCAACCTAATCCTAAGATTTTCCACCAATCGCGCGGCTATATTATCCCCAAGCTCAGCAAAATCTGGCAGATTATCGTAATGCATTTTAAGCGAAGTTGCTTCCTCGATTGGAAGTGACTGCTTATCCATAAAAAGATTTAAACCAATCCCGAAAATAACTCCAATATTAGAATCGGCAATATCGCCAGCAACCGTTTTTGGAGTCAAAACAATCTCCGTTAAAACTCCACCTTCTTTACAGTCACCAATAAAAATATCATTAGGCCATTTAAGACTGATCTTGCTATAATCTGGCAATTCCCCATTTTCAATCTGCGTAGAGCCAAACTCTTTTAGCGCGCCAATAATCGAATCTCGCGCAGCAAGACCAGCAATTATAGGCAGCCAGCCATTGTAACTTGGATTCTTAACAATACTACTTGGCAAAATCGTGGCAAAAGAAGCTAGTAAACTTTCGAAGGGCTTACTAACCCATTTTCTACACAATCTTCCTTTGCCTTCTGTCTGATGGCAAGCAGCAACAACATAAATCAAAGGCAATTCGTCTTGTCTTTTTACAAAATGAGTATTGTTGCAGTCATCAGTACACCCATCACAGCGCTCATCACAGCACCCATTAGTGAGAATTTTGCGTGCATAATTCTGTGTTGAATCAATAACGTCAAAATAAGCAAAACCGTCTGCAACATTTTTAGTGCGTTCAAAAAAATTACTCATACAGAAATTATAGAAATTTTAATATAATTTAAAAAGATTGTGCAACAGGTATAATTTACAACAGTACTTTACACACATTATTTATAGGATTAAAAATCAGTAGGTCACTATGAAATTCATTAAAAATGACTATGCGAGCGCAAAAACAGTCACAGAACCTACTGATACGTGCAATGCAAAACCAGATACAAAAAACGATATAAAACCAGATGCAAAATCTGAAATGAAAATCGAGCTAAAAACAAGCTTGACAAAAACAAACGCATCAAAATCATCAGTATTTAATCTCGTAAGTCAGCTTGCGACTCAAGCACTAATACTATTTACTTGCATCTGGCTTGCTTTTTGCACGAGCTTAGGCGTGATTTACCGTAATCAAGGATCTTTAACCGATTTTAATTGGGTTAACGCACTTATTTTTGCAGCAGTATTCTGCGTTTATTACGCAATTTTAAGATACATTATTCATTTTGGGGAAAATAATAAAAACGATGAAAATAATAAAAACAGCAAAAACGACAAAATACTAAAAGTACTAAAAATTGCAACGTACAAAATCACAACTTACAAAATCACAAAACCACTTTTTCACCCATTTAAGAGCATCGCCGCTAAAAAACATAAGATAATTTTCTCAATAAAACGTACTCTAAAATGGTGTTTTTACCATTCAACTTGTAGAAAACGAAACATTTTCCTAACGCTGATTATCGGCTGGCTGTGGGCACCAGTAACACTTCTAGCAGCTTACGGAGCCGATATTTGCTCACAAATCCGAGAATACAGCTGGACCTGGAACCAAATAACTGGCATAAAACAACCATACATTGGATTCTTTAGCTTTGTTCCAGCAGACATCTACCCAACAGCACACTATCTTTGGCCGGCAAAACCTACGTATTTAAGCGACCAGCACAACATTGTTTTAACATTGATTTACGGTGCTGTAGCAGCAGTATCGCGATATTTTACAGAATCGAACGATGCTGGAATCATACTACTTGCAATTATGCAATTCGTTTTTGCAGCATGGTGTTGCGCCGCCACAGCGAACCGATTCCTAAACACACCATGGGTTAAATCTAAAACAAGCGAAACTCAAACTGCCTTACCAACACCAATCTTCTTCCGCGCAGCCGTAATAATCACATTTTTATTCAGCCCACTTGTAGTTTTTTCAACAATCGCACTAACAAAATCACCATTATTCGCATTCGCATTCGTATGGTGGTTTGGAATATCTTACGAACTACACTGCACAATACAAAACGCAAAAATCTCACGCAAACACACGATTCTTGAACTGATAATAAGCGTTTGTGTTATGCTAATCGCAGCAAAATATGCGTGGTATATTCTTGTTATCCAATTTGTACTTCTAATGTTTTACAGCATAAAACGTTGGAAAATCTGGGTTTTATGCATTCTGCTCCCAACAATTCTTATACACGGAGCCATAATTATAGCCATATCTAGTGGAGCCATAATAAACGGAGATCCTATCGAAAGCCGCGGAGTGCAACTTCAGCAGATAGCCAGAATCGCAAAACTAGATCCAAAAAGCATACCTCATAAAGCAGCACGAGAAATTGCGCCAATTTTTAATCTCAACCAAACTGCTGAAGCATACACACCTCAAGACGCGGATCCTGTAAAATCTTCTGGCTTACAGTCTAAAAAAGTGAGCTACCGTTGGCGTTACATTACAAAAGACGACATGAAAAAGTTTAACCACGCATGGTGGCTTATGGTTAAACACAGTCCAATCGTTGCAACGGACGCATTATTAGCAAAATCCTACGGTTATTTTGACATTCTAGACATTCCTTATGTTGGTCCAGAATATTACATAAATACTGACAACATAAAAAACTCAGAGTGGATACGCTACTGGCTACCAGAATGGCGTACAAGTGTTTCAAACACTGTTGAATCGTGGAGTAATACGCCGATTTTAGGATGGCCGATTCACGGAAACCTGTATGTTGTTGGCACACTGCTTATCGGAGTTGCAGAAATCGCTCTTAAACGTTGGAAAACACTCGTTTTACATATACCTCTTGCGCTGTTAATGGGAGTAATGGTGCTGGCTCCAGCAAACAATTTTGAACGACACATGCTCCCTATTACATTCGTATTCTTCTTTACAGCTCTAACATTTTTAAGAGAGTCTAAATTACTTGGCAGAGATAATATTATAGATATAACGTCAAATACAAAAATAGAAAATACTTCACAGTTGCAAAAATTGTCAGAATCATCAGAGTCGCAAAAATTGACAAAATTAAATATAGAAACGATTGGAGGTGACAAATGAACGACGAACTTTTCGATACAGCGGTTGCTGGCGACTCCACTGTTGACACAACCATCAAGCCTACCGACGTAGACTATAGTACTACTAACAACATCACAGAAGATGTTGACTTTCTAACAATTCTTACAGGAATATTGCCAAACGGAAACAATATTTATAATAAAAACTCAAACGAAGCTAAGGAAAAGTCGCAAGCAACCAGCGGTGAAAAAGCCGAAGAAACTCAAGACCAAAACCAAATAGAAACACATAAAAAACATCATCTTTTATGGCATAGAAAACAATCAAACGCAGAAACTACTGAGAAAGCTAGCACAACACCACAATTTACACAACTGCCATGCGCGCCAAAAAACGAAGACACAAGTGGAATATTTGACAATCGAGACGGAAAAATCTTCGACTCAGCAACCCGACTGCGACTACACACAATAATCGGAGCGTGCCTGATGAACGGCATTGCAGACAGCCGCGTAAGCGCACTAATGCACCTCTTGCAATGGCAAGAAAATACGCGACTCATAGCAATAGCTGGCACATACGAAACACTCGACATAAACGAAGACAGTCCAACGCGCAAAACAACAACTCACACGCCGCAAAACAACACAGACACTTTACGACGAACCATATGGACGCAACTTGGCGCATGTGGAGCATACGATGCGATAGTAGACCGCGTTCAAAAAGACGCAATTACATCTAGAACAAAAACATGGAAAATAGCCGCAAAACCGCAAGCAAAAGAAAACGATGAATTTCCCGCCCCGTCACACATAATCATCCTAGCTTTAAAAGAAAACCCAAACCAAGACGCGCTAAACAAACTTTGCGAAGTATTTACAAAATCAGGTAAGCCAATTTGCATAAGCGAAATTGCAGTCGGCGCACAAAAAATATGCGAAGAAATCACAGCAACTCTAGCAGCGCTTGCTGTTGCGCCATCTGTAACACATTTGCCACAAATAATACGCTGCGACGACGTACTGCCAGAGCGCGCGCTTATAGGCGACGAAACTGCCATAGAAACCTTATATACTAAGGTGTATCAGAGCTTGGCACCATACAACCCAGACGACCCGACTTTGCAAACTGTAGATGCTTTCTTGCGATTTGGTGGCGCATTAGACCAAACTTCACACAACCTTAATGTGCACCCAAACACAATACGATACCGACTGCGCAAAGTTGCACAAACAACAGGCTGGGACGCCACTGACCCTAGAGAAGCATACGTTTTACAAACTGCGATTACGATTGGGCGCATCCGCGATTCTGCGCGCTAAGGCAGAAAGAGCTAAAACAAAAAGCGCCGAAAACAATGCATTCTATTGAAAGAACACACTATTTTCAGCGCTAATAAAATTACTCAGCTATGCTTGGATAAAATCACGCAGCAATGCTTGCGATGTCCACTGGAACACCAGGAGCCATCGTAGAGGTAATCGTTACCTTAGTAATGTAACGACCCTTGATGGTTGTTGGCTTCAAGCGGCGAATCTCATCGGCAACAGCCTTGAAGTTCTCTTCAAGAGCCTTCTCGTC contains:
- a CDS encoding DUF6020 family protein; its protein translation is MKFIKNDYASAKTVTEPTDTCNAKPDTKNDIKPDAKSEMKIELKTSLTKTNASKSSVFNLVSQLATQALILFTCIWLAFCTSLGVIYRNQGSLTDFNWVNALIFAAVFCVYYAILRYIIHFGENNKNDENNKNSKNDKILKVLKIATYKITTYKITKPLFHPFKSIAAKKHKIIFSIKRTLKWCFYHSTCRKRNIFLTLIIGWLWAPVTLLAAYGADICSQIREYSWTWNQITGIKQPYIGFFSFVPADIYPTAHYLWPAKPTYLSDQHNIVLTLIYGAVAAVSRYFTESNDAGIILLAIMQFVFAAWCCAATANRFLNTPWVKSKTSETQTALPTPIFFRAAVIITFLFSPLVVFSTIALTKSPLFAFAFVWWFGISYELHCTIQNAKISRKHTILELIISVCVMLIAAKYAWYILVIQFVLLMFYSIKRWKIWVLCILLPTILIHGAIIIAISSGAIINGDPIESRGVQLQQIARIAKLDPKSIPHKAAREIAPIFNLNQTAEAYTPQDADPVKSSGLQSKKVSYRWRYITKDDMKKFNHAWWLMVKHSPIVATDALLAKSYGYFDILDIPYVGPEYYINTDNIKNSEWIRYWLPEWRTSVSNTVESWSNTPILGWPIHGNLYVVGTLLIGVAEIALKRWKTLVLHIPLALLMGVMVLAPANNFERHMLPITFVFFFTALTFLRESKLLGRDNIIDITSNTKIENTSQLQKLSESSESQKLTKLNIETIGGDK
- a CDS encoding biotin--[acetyl-CoA-carboxylase] ligase is translated as MSNFFERTKNVADGFAYFDVIDSTQNYARKILTNGCCDERCDGCTDDCNNTHFVKRQDELPLIYVVAACHQTEGKGRLCRKWVSKPFESLLASFATILPSSIVKNPSYNGWLPIIAGLAARDSIIGALKEFGSTQIENGELPDYSKISLKWPNDIFIGDCKEGGVLTEIVLTPKTVAGDIADSNIGVIFGIGLNLFMDKQSLPIEEATSLKMHYDNLPDFAELGDNIAARLVENLRIRLGKFVKNTNECSLDLLKEASEACWTLGRKVIVRAPNDDGLGIDAGVDDSNNADAYDVGAKSFTSVEGVAQNLMRDASIQVRKDSGQIITVRTGDVCAVRI
- a CDS encoding helix-turn-helix domain-containing protein; its protein translation is MNDELFDTAVAGDSTVDTTIKPTDVDYSTTNNITEDVDFLTILTGILPNGNNIYNKNSNEAKEKSQATSGEKAEETQDQNQIETHKKHHLLWHRKQSNAETTEKASTTPQFTQLPCAPKNEDTSGIFDNRDGKIFDSATRLRLHTIIGACLMNGIADSRVSALMHLLQWQENTRLIAIAGTYETLDINEDSPTRKTTTHTPQNNTDTLRRTIWTQLGACGAYDAIVDRVQKDAITSRTKTWKIAAKPQAKENDEFPAPSHIIILALKENPNQDALNKLCEVFTKSGKPICISEIAVGAQKICEEITATLAALAVAPSVTHLPQIIRCDDVLPERALIGDETAIETLYTKVYQSLAPYNPDDPTLQTVDAFLRFGGALDQTSHNLNVHPNTIRYRLRKVAQTTGWDATDPREAYVLQTAITIGRIRDSAR